The following coding sequences are from one Halobacteriovorax sp. JY17 window:
- a CDS encoding D-glycerate dehydrogenase, whose amino-acid sequence MRIFITKPILEDATLMLQSEGHHVIVHHGDSPLTTEELYLEAKASDALITMLSDKIDRDFLSANQHLKVISNYAVGYNNIDVSAATEFGIKIGNTPDVLTEATADLALSLLLDVSRKITESMRSIESGNWKGWEPLGFIGQSMRGKTLGIFGAGRIGQCFAETCNKAFGMEILYCSRSEKPDFQGQRVSLEELLSKSDVISIHCDLNSETEDLFNFEAFKKMKESAIFINTARGQVHNEEDLEKAIRERVIWGAGLDVTNPEPMSKDSPLLGLENVVITPHIGSATQIARSQMSKLVATNILNGLNGDKLTAGIN is encoded by the coding sequence ATGCGTATTTTCATTACAAAACCAATTTTAGAGGACGCAACTCTCATGCTGCAAAGCGAAGGTCACCATGTAATCGTCCATCACGGCGACTCTCCTCTTACAACTGAAGAACTCTATCTAGAGGCCAAAGCTTCTGACGCACTTATAACAATGCTTAGTGACAAAATCGATCGCGACTTTCTAAGCGCCAATCAGCATTTGAAAGTCATTTCCAATTACGCTGTTGGATATAATAATATTGATGTGAGTGCGGCCACTGAGTTTGGAATTAAAATTGGCAACACACCAGATGTTCTTACTGAGGCCACCGCTGATCTCGCCCTCTCACTCCTTTTAGATGTTTCGAGAAAAATCACTGAGTCCATGCGCTCAATTGAAAGTGGAAATTGGAAAGGCTGGGAGCCACTAGGTTTTATTGGACAGAGTATGCGTGGAAAAACTCTTGGTATCTTTGGCGCAGGAAGGATCGGGCAATGTTTCGCAGAGACTTGCAATAAGGCCTTTGGAATGGAGATTCTCTACTGCTCTAGAAGTGAGAAGCCAGACTTTCAAGGGCAGAGAGTGAGCCTTGAAGAACTTCTCTCTAAGAGTGATGTCATAAGTATCCACTGTGACTTAAATAGTGAAACAGAGGATCTTTTTAACTTTGAAGCTTTTAAGAAAATGAAAGAGAGCGCTATTTTTATTAATACCGCCAGAGGACAAGTTCATAATGAAGAAGATCTAGAGAAGGCCATTAGGGAGAGAGTCATTTGGGGTGCAGGCCTAGATGTCACAAATCCCGAACCCATGAGTAAGGATTCTCCACTTCTTGGCCTAGAGAATGTGGTTATAACCCCACATATTGGTTCGGCCACCCAAATTGCCAGATCTCAAATGAGCAAGCTAGTGGCAACAAATATACTCAATGGACTAAATGGGGACAAACTTACCGCAGGAATTAACTAA
- a CDS encoding response regulator transcription factor gives MMKSKILIVDDSEDIRVLVQKILGDKYILAMAENSEEALTKAVEFAPELILLDIMMPDTSGYEICSQLKSRDELKNTPIIFLSSKTGSNSRVTGYKLGAIQYIEKPFEAEELKEVVNSVLKNISRTDQNEIQNYEDITLNIPSQEVVVIGERVHFTSSEFKIIHLLLKNTNRVLSREKILNHIAPGNFSANDRMIDTYISALRRKIKKSNFQIKSVYGEGYKIIAAA, from the coding sequence ATGATGAAATCTAAAATTCTAATCGTTGATGACAGTGAGGACATCAGAGTTTTAGTTCAAAAAATTCTTGGTGATAAGTATATTCTCGCTATGGCAGAAAATAGTGAAGAGGCCTTAACGAAGGCGGTAGAATTTGCGCCTGAGCTAATACTCTTAGATATTATGATGCCAGATACCAGTGGTTACGAAATATGTAGCCAATTAAAATCTAGGGACGAACTAAAGAATACACCTATTATTTTTCTCTCTTCTAAGACTGGAAGCAATAGTCGCGTAACTGGCTATAAGCTTGGGGCCATTCAATATATAGAAAAACCTTTTGAAGCGGAAGAGCTTAAAGAAGTTGTAAATTCTGTTCTTAAAAATATTTCTAGAACAGATCAAAATGAAATTCAAAATTACGAAGACATCACTCTCAATATTCCATCACAGGAAGTTGTAGTCATTGGGGAGAGAGTTCATTTTACAAGCAGTGAATTTAAAATCATTCATTTGCTTTTAAAGAATACTAATCGAGTTCTAAGCCGAGAGAAAATATTAAATCATATTGCTCCAGGGAATTTCTCGGCCAACGATCGCATGATTGACACTTATATTTCAGCGCTACGAAGAAAGATTAAGAAGTCCAACTTTCAGATTAAGTCTGTCTACGGCGAAGGATATAAGATCATCGCAGCTGCATAA
- a CDS encoding response regulator has translation MLGKNVVLIDDCLDYTAVLKKNLEREGFKIKSFKHPVAGLDYVKENYAEVDLILLDLMMPELSGLEFLSALKESKNKSLFKFKICVLSDKHDLLEIETSFKLGANEYFLKSENIEILVERIYEFMEITKHPVPDQDKEFISLLEITNIIHDFQVVEFDENNVILYSREELPIHSTIQINSEKLKKYKQTNMPINCIVDNCEILDERVLITCQYLDQAA, from the coding sequence ATGCTTGGCAAAAATGTTGTTCTCATTGATGATTGTTTAGACTACACTGCGGTTCTTAAAAAGAATTTAGAAAGAGAAGGGTTTAAAATTAAGTCTTTCAAGCACCCTGTCGCTGGCCTTGACTACGTAAAAGAAAATTACGCAGAAGTAGATCTCATTCTCCTAGACCTTATGATGCCCGAGCTGAGTGGCCTCGAATTTCTTTCAGCACTAAAAGAAAGTAAGAATAAATCCCTCTTTAAATTTAAGATCTGCGTCCTGAGTGATAAGCACGATCTCTTAGAAATTGAAACATCATTTAAACTAGGGGCCAACGAATATTTTTTAAAATCGGAGAATATAGAAATTCTTGTCGAGAGAATTTATGAATTTATGGAAATTACAAAACACCCTGTCCCCGATCAAGATAAAGAATTTATCTCTCTTTTAGAAATTACAAATATCATTCATGACTTTCAAGTCGTGGAGTTCGATGAAAATAACGTCATCCTCTACTCCAGAGAAGAGCTGCCGATCCACTCCACCATTCAAATCAATTCAGAGAAGTTAAAGAAGTATAAACAAACCAATATGCCCATCAACTGCATTGTCGACAATTGTGAAATCTTAGACGAAAGAGTTCTAATCACTTGCCAATACTTAGACCAAGCAGCATAA
- a CDS encoding S8 family peptidase, with product MRDSTPKLILGVLACIFTIEASAKNRLIIKYKPFIQTENFKSSSRFVKKNFKDRKKMKEEYEALKNSSLVEYVEVDTLMNTQEIDITSTSNDTRLSEQWALGNSDGGIEAFEAWDSYKGSSSTVVAVVDTGIVSHSDINSKILPGYDMISDNSFANDGDGRDSDPSDPGDWIAYGDSCYQGSTRNSSWHGTHVAGIIAAQSNNSKGVAGVNWNAKILPVRALGKCGGYTSDIADAVKWAAGVAVSGAPTNANPASVINLSLGGTGPCSAYMQDAINQAKARGAVVVVAAGNSSANLDTTDFTPANCQGVLVVGSSTQNGYRSSFSNYGKIVDVSAPGGGNGSSVISLGNAGSTTPSSESYVYQSGTSMAAPHVAGIVSLMKGVNPGLYPDQLMALVKEAAKSFPWSSGCDEDKCGTGIALAWRSIQLAAAESPDSTFEDDEDASAGTAPVSSGPTLTTSTDSGGICGSVIYKDRKDTTSSGGGSLFLMLGFILVALRTLKKKNSEASNC from the coding sequence GTGAGAGACTCTACCCCTAAGTTAATTCTTGGCGTCTTGGCCTGTATTTTTACAATTGAAGCGAGCGCCAAGAATAGACTTATCATTAAGTACAAACCGTTCATTCAAACAGAGAACTTTAAATCGAGTTCTAGATTCGTTAAGAAAAATTTCAAAGATAGAAAGAAGATGAAAGAGGAGTATGAGGCGTTAAAGAACTCATCTCTAGTTGAGTATGTAGAGGTTGATACTCTTATGAATACTCAAGAAATAGATATTACATCAACATCTAATGATACAAGACTTTCTGAACAGTGGGCACTTGGAAATAGCGACGGAGGTATTGAGGCCTTTGAAGCTTGGGATAGTTATAAAGGCAGTAGCTCAACAGTTGTAGCAGTTGTTGATACTGGAATCGTTAGTCATAGTGATATTAATTCTAAAATACTTCCTGGTTACGATATGATTAGTGATAACTCTTTTGCTAATGACGGAGACGGAAGAGATAGTGACCCAAGCGATCCGGGAGATTGGATTGCTTACGGAGACTCTTGCTATCAAGGCTCTACAAGAAATTCTTCATGGCATGGAACTCATGTGGCGGGAATAATCGCAGCTCAGAGTAATAACTCTAAAGGAGTTGCGGGCGTAAATTGGAACGCAAAGATTCTTCCTGTGCGCGCTCTTGGAAAGTGCGGTGGTTACACTTCAGATATTGCCGACGCCGTTAAATGGGCGGCAGGTGTTGCAGTAAGTGGAGCGCCTACCAATGCAAACCCTGCCTCAGTTATTAATCTCTCTCTTGGTGGAACAGGTCCTTGCAGTGCTTATATGCAAGATGCAATTAATCAGGCCAAGGCAAGAGGGGCAGTTGTTGTGGTGGCCGCTGGAAATAGTAGTGCGAACCTAGATACCACTGACTTTACTCCTGCAAATTGTCAGGGGGTCTTAGTTGTAGGGTCAAGCACACAGAATGGTTATAGAAGTTCATTTTCAAACTACGGGAAAATTGTCGACGTCTCCGCCCCAGGAGGGGGAAATGGGTCGAGCGTTATAAGTCTTGGAAACGCGGGAAGTACAACTCCTTCAAGTGAGAGTTACGTCTATCAGAGTGGAACAAGTATGGCCGCTCCCCATGTGGCAGGCATTGTCTCTCTTATGAAGGGAGTGAATCCTGGACTTTATCCTGATCAGCTTATGGCCCTTGTGAAAGAGGCCGCAAAATCTTTTCCGTGGTCTAGTGGATGTGATGAAGATAAGTGTGGAACTGGAATTGCTCTTGCTTGGAGATCTATTCAATTGGCCGCGGCGGAAAGCCCTGATTCAACTTTTGAAGATGATGAAGATGCAAGTGCGGGAACGGCTCCTGTAAGTTCAGGTCCAACTCTTACTACATCAACTGATTCTGGAGGGATTTGTGGAAGCGTGATCTATAAAGATAGAAAGGATACGACGAGTTCAGGTGGCGGATCATTATTTCTTATGCTTGGTTTTATTTTGGTAGCTCTTAGAACTTTAAAGAAGAAAAATTCTGAAGCTAGCAACTGCTAA
- a CDS encoding metallophosphoesterase family protein: protein MKTLERREAKALYFFGGPYSNLQATRELQKILNERNISPKNIFCTGDTTAYCANPNETLSLLEEWGITSIQGNVEQQIINDEDSCGCNFKEGSECDLLSNNWYNFIRENISEKSLSYLKTFPEQLEIETKLGGIRIIHGGVENISKFFFEKTSIKSFQEELSLVRSDASIIVAGHSGIPFAKNIGEKVWLNTGVIGMPANDGTKRAWYLELIIEEEMTANLKSFTYDSQAASESMLENRLPKEYANSLLSGLWPNQDMIPTEQRSSQGVPLLELSFSFNSNL, encoded by the coding sequence TTGAAAACTCTAGAAAGAAGAGAAGCGAAGGCCCTCTACTTCTTCGGAGGTCCCTATAGCAATCTTCAAGCGACAAGAGAATTACAGAAAATTTTAAATGAGAGAAATATTTCTCCAAAGAATATTTTCTGTACGGGAGATACCACCGCTTATTGCGCTAACCCGAATGAAACACTGTCTCTTCTAGAAGAATGGGGAATTACTTCAATTCAAGGAAATGTAGAACAACAAATCATAAATGATGAAGATTCTTGTGGCTGTAACTTCAAAGAAGGTTCCGAGTGCGACCTACTCTCTAATAATTGGTATAATTTCATTAGAGAAAATATAAGTGAGAAATCACTCTCCTATCTGAAGACTTTTCCAGAACAACTTGAAATAGAAACTAAGCTTGGTGGCATTAGAATTATTCACGGAGGCGTAGAGAATATTTCAAAATTCTTCTTTGAAAAAACTTCCATTAAAAGCTTTCAAGAAGAATTGAGTCTAGTAAGAAGTGATGCTTCCATCATTGTTGCTGGCCATAGCGGAATCCCCTTTGCCAAAAATATAGGAGAGAAAGTGTGGCTCAATACTGGAGTTATCGGAATGCCAGCAAATGATGGGACAAAGAGAGCGTGGTACCTCGAATTAATTATTGAGGAAGAAATGACTGCGAACCTCAAGTCTTTTACCTATGACTCCCAAGCGGCTTCCGAATCAATGTTAGAAAATAGATTACCAAAAGAATACGCGAACTCTCTCTTATCTGGACTTTGGCCTAACCAAGATATGATTCCGACAGAGCAGAGAAGTAGCCAAGGAGTTCCACTCTTAGAGCTCTCTTTCTCCTTTAATAGTAATCTTTAA
- a CDS encoding serine protease: protein MKLRMIAAAALAFTALTVNASMDKVVYGEDNRLDIFETTNPTHLKLAKATAALVKSYNVQDMRNGEAKLSGGSLSVCSDEKFNGQLTAAFCSGFLVNHEGKQFMVTAGHCVTSQSDCTGTKFVFDYAVTAAGQTEHKVNTSSVYSCKKLIDRQLNRSNQNDYAVIELSKEVTDREALSFRTTGKINNGEEILVIGHPSGLPTKVAGDAFVRNNNNSTYFATNLDTFGGNSGSAVFNARTGEVEGILVRGHNDYTYRTGPDGKRCKAPEYCSMDGCRGEDVTRTTSIEFFQ from the coding sequence ATGAAATTAAGGATGATCGCAGCAGCAGCACTTGCATTTACAGCACTAACTGTAAACGCATCTATGGATAAAGTAGTTTACGGTGAAGACAATAGACTAGATATCTTTGAAACAACTAACCCAACTCATTTAAAACTAGCAAAAGCAACAGCTGCTCTTGTTAAGTCTTATAATGTACAAGATATGAGAAACGGAGAAGCTAAACTTAGCGGTGGAAGCTTAAGCGTTTGTTCTGATGAGAAATTCAACGGACAATTAACAGCTGCATTCTGTTCAGGTTTTCTAGTAAACCACGAAGGTAAGCAATTTATGGTAACTGCAGGTCACTGTGTTACTAGCCAGTCTGATTGTACTGGAACTAAGTTTGTATTTGATTACGCAGTTACTGCTGCAGGTCAAACTGAGCATAAAGTAAATACTTCAAGTGTTTACAGCTGTAAGAAGCTAATTGATAGACAATTAAATAGATCTAATCAGAATGATTATGCTGTTATCGAGCTTTCTAAAGAAGTTACTGATAGAGAAGCACTATCTTTTAGAACTACTGGGAAAATCAACAACGGTGAAGAGATTCTTGTTATTGGTCACCCATCAGGTCTTCCAACTAAAGTTGCTGGAGATGCTTTTGTAAGAAATAACAATAACTCAACTTACTTTGCAACTAACCTTGATACTTTTGGTGGTAACTCAGGTTCAGCGGTATTTAACGCAAGAACTGGAGAAGTTGAAGGTATCCTAGTTAGAGGACACAACGACTATACTTACAGAACTGGTCCAGATGGTAAGAGATGTAAAGCTCCTGAGTACTGTTCAATGGACGGTTGTAGAGGTGAAGACGTTACAAGAACAACTTCAATCGAATTCTTCCAATAA
- a CDS encoding serine protease, with protein MTMSPKVVVSALLLASAMNVSAYRAKVVYGDDNRVLAQDSSNSEFREWSKATAAMIPNSSIRFPRAEDRFPDTVTIYDKSNLGEEYGLCKGETFSEMINPANCSGFLVEEAGEQYLITAGHCVETSMDCENSSWVFGFTSDKVTEKYDDRAFIPAKDVYKCSEVVDQVLERGSENDYAVIKLDRKVEGITPLKFRKEGKVDASSEMVVIGHPSGLPTIIDDKGSIRENENDFYFVANLDTFGGNSGSAVLNVSTGEVEGILVRGETDYEYVAQDSENGGCKIVLKCDEGDCRGEDVTRITNIELLTGKPGPVYVAPVDTNPYSGYNPWTDPDHWYDNIYNEYDDYNFLID; from the coding sequence ATGACTATGTCACCAAAGGTAGTAGTATCTGCACTACTATTAGCTTCAGCAATGAATGTAAGTGCTTATAGAGCAAAAGTCGTCTACGGCGATGATAATAGAGTGCTTGCGCAGGACTCATCAAATAGTGAGTTTAGGGAATGGTCAAAGGCCACGGCCGCTATGATTCCTAACTCTAGTATTAGATTTCCTCGTGCTGAAGATAGATTTCCTGACACAGTTACAATATATGATAAATCTAACCTTGGTGAAGAATACGGACTTTGTAAGGGAGAGACTTTTTCTGAAATGATCAATCCTGCAAATTGTAGTGGTTTCTTAGTTGAAGAGGCTGGAGAGCAGTATTTAATTACAGCTGGTCATTGTGTGGAAACGTCTATGGACTGTGAAAACAGCTCATGGGTATTTGGTTTTACTTCTGACAAAGTGACAGAGAAGTATGACGACAGGGCCTTCATTCCGGCAAAGGATGTTTATAAGTGTTCTGAAGTTGTTGATCAAGTTTTAGAGCGTGGATCAGAAAATGATTACGCTGTTATTAAGCTAGATCGAAAAGTTGAAGGAATCACTCCTCTTAAATTTAGAAAAGAAGGAAAGGTTGATGCCTCTTCTGAAATGGTTGTTATTGGACACCCGTCGGGACTTCCAACAATTATCGATGACAAAGGTTCAATTAGAGAAAATGAAAATGATTTCTACTTCGTTGCAAACTTAGATACTTTTGGTGGAAATTCTGGTTCAGCAGTATTAAACGTTAGTACAGGTGAAGTTGAAGGTATTCTTGTTCGTGGTGAAACTGATTATGAGTACGTGGCCCAGGATAGTGAGAATGGTGGTTGTAAAATAGTTCTTAAGTGTGATGAAGGTGATTGTCGTGGTGAAGACGTTACTAGAATTACAAATATTGAACTTTTGACAGGAAAGCCAGGTCCTGTTTATGTAGCGCCAGTAGATACGAATCCATACTCAGGATACAACCCTTGGACTGATCCTGATCATTGGTATGATAATATCTACAATGAGTATGATGACTATAATTTTCTAATTGATTAA
- a CDS encoding dihydropteroate synthase, with protein MINITPNSFSDGGKFTDLSSIQAQINLFRKYNCKYFDFGAESSAPFNKAISREEELERLGPLFELIREGEFKEDEILSFDTYKIETFREAISLIRDLGLRNKVIFNDVSGSLDSEVFSLMHEFEFDYVYSHCLVPDRAETLKHMSFLSEKVDLCNYFERARKEFSRRGLLERVIFDPCFGFSKTAEQNLELIENIESWIGSGDRWLLGISRKSFLRGLSISDKRDEQFLFSELLHSQILVNWMNKLQESEVLIRLHDPKVFQSALLVK; from the coding sequence GTGATTAATATCACCCCTAATTCGTTTTCAGACGGAGGAAAGTTCACTGACCTCTCTTCAATACAAGCGCAGATAAATCTCTTTAGAAAATACAATTGTAAGTACTTCGACTTTGGAGCGGAGTCTAGCGCGCCCTTCAATAAAGCAATTTCAAGAGAAGAAGAGCTAGAACGTCTAGGGCCTCTATTTGAACTCATAAGAGAGGGAGAGTTTAAAGAGGATGAAATTCTTTCGTTTGATACATATAAGATTGAAACTTTTAGAGAGGCCATCTCTCTTATAAGAGATCTTGGACTTAGAAATAAGGTGATCTTTAATGACGTTTCTGGAAGTTTAGATAGCGAAGTATTTAGCCTTATGCATGAATTTGAGTTTGACTACGTTTATTCTCATTGTCTTGTCCCAGACCGCGCAGAGACTTTGAAGCATATGTCTTTTCTTAGTGAGAAAGTCGATCTTTGTAATTACTTTGAAAGAGCTCGCAAAGAGTTTTCTAGGCGCGGACTTTTAGAGCGAGTGATTTTTGATCCTTGTTTTGGTTTTTCTAAGACGGCAGAGCAGAATTTAGAATTAATTGAGAATATTGAATCATGGATTGGTAGTGGAGATAGATGGCTTCTTGGTATCTCTAGAAAATCCTTTCTTCGGGGGCTTTCAATTTCTGACAAGAGGGACGAGCAATTCCTTTTTAGTGAGCTCTTACACAGTCAAATACTTGTAAATTGGATGAATAAATTACAGGAATCCGAGGTTCTCATTCGTCTTCATGACCCCAAAGTCTTCCAAAGTGCTCTTTTAGTGAAATAA
- the ftsH gene encoding ATP-dependent zinc metalloprotease FtsH, with protein sequence MKQQQKTWTLWIFLFLAMVLIWQATNQSLNKEKTVDYSTFLTQVQAKFVDNVTFLGDLTIKGQYKETYENGGHFTVTAKTDEYTKKYLLDNGVNLKYKKEQSGSLFTTLLIQWAPMLILFVLFWFFLKQLQSGGGKAMSFGKSKAKLLSSQDKKVTFDDVSGVQEAKEELFEVVDFLKDPKKYTGLGGKIPKGCLLVGPPGTGKTLLARAVAGEADVPFFSISGSDFVEMFVGVGASRVRDLFEQGKKQAPCIIFIDEIDAVGRHRGHGMGGGHDEREQTLNQLLVEMDGFESNEGVIIMAATNRLDVLDPALLRPGRFDRRVMVGAPDVRGRLGILKVHARKTPLHEDVDLEVVAKGTPGFTGADLANLVNEAALTAARLGKKKLEMGDFESAKDKVLMGPERKSMVISDKEKRVTAYHEAGHTLVGMNLPHTDPIHKVSIMPRGGALGVTQTLPSEDMHNLTKSKSENLIAFLMGGRCAEEIAFNEITNGASNDIERATQLAHSMVCSWGMSSALGPRNFSKPGGSPFGGPGSDAIGYSDETSKDIDAEIHKFIDDNYKLALKILNENRDALDRLSEGLILWETLDLKQVEALIAGEDIGVPIISEPKKEEPKEDKSNEAPVQAEVPKKDDDSSKEGGPVPV encoded by the coding sequence ATGAAACAACAACAAAAAACTTGGACACTTTGGATATTTCTATTCTTGGCGATGGTCTTAATCTGGCAAGCGACAAATCAATCTCTCAATAAAGAAAAGACTGTCGACTACTCAACATTTCTGACTCAGGTTCAGGCGAAATTTGTTGATAATGTTACTTTCTTAGGTGATCTAACAATTAAAGGTCAATATAAAGAGACTTATGAAAATGGTGGGCACTTCACGGTTACTGCTAAAACTGATGAGTACACAAAGAAGTACCTATTAGATAATGGTGTAAATTTAAAATATAAGAAAGAACAATCGGGAAGTCTCTTTACGACTCTTCTTATTCAATGGGCTCCAATGCTTATTTTATTTGTTCTCTTTTGGTTCTTCTTAAAGCAGCTTCAGTCTGGTGGCGGAAAGGCCATGAGTTTTGGAAAGTCCAAAGCAAAACTTCTAAGCTCGCAAGACAAGAAAGTTACATTTGACGATGTCAGTGGTGTTCAAGAGGCGAAGGAAGAACTCTTTGAAGTAGTGGACTTCTTAAAAGATCCTAAGAAATATACTGGTCTTGGTGGGAAAATTCCTAAAGGGTGTCTCCTTGTAGGTCCTCCGGGAACAGGTAAGACATTACTTGCTAGAGCTGTTGCTGGTGAGGCCGACGTTCCATTCTTTTCAATTTCAGGTTCAGACTTTGTGGAAATGTTTGTTGGTGTTGGTGCTTCAAGAGTAAGAGATCTCTTTGAGCAAGGTAAGAAGCAAGCTCCTTGTATTATCTTTATTGATGAGATCGATGCAGTTGGACGTCACCGTGGACACGGTATGGGCGGTGGACACGATGAGAGAGAGCAGACTCTTAACCAACTCCTTGTTGAGATGGATGGATTTGAATCTAATGAAGGCGTGATTATCATGGCCGCAACAAATAGACTTGATGTTCTTGATCCAGCTCTTCTTCGTCCAGGTCGTTTTGATAGACGTGTTATGGTTGGTGCTCCTGATGTAAGAGGCCGTCTTGGAATTTTAAAAGTTCACGCAAGAAAAACTCCTCTTCATGAAGATGTAGACCTAGAAGTTGTTGCTAAAGGAACTCCTGGATTCACAGGTGCTGACCTTGCTAACCTTGTTAATGAAGCGGCACTTACAGCTGCTCGTCTTGGTAAGAAGAAGCTTGAAATGGGTGACTTTGAATCAGCGAAAGATAAAGTGCTAATGGGGCCAGAGAGAAAATCAATGGTTATTTCAGATAAAGAGAAGCGTGTGACAGCTTATCACGAAGCGGGACACACTCTTGTTGGAATGAATCTTCCTCATACAGACCCAATTCACAAAGTTTCTATTATGCCTAGAGGAGGAGCACTTGGTGTGACTCAAACTCTTCCAAGTGAAGATATGCATAACCTTACTAAATCAAAATCAGAAAACCTTATTGCCTTTTTAATGGGTGGACGTTGTGCTGAAGAGATTGCTTTTAATGAAATAACTAACGGTGCTTCTAATGATATTGAAAGAGCAACTCAACTTGCTCATAGCATGGTGTGTTCATGGGGGATGTCTAGCGCTCTAGGGCCTAGAAACTTCTCTAAGCCAGGTGGATCTCCATTTGGTGGACCAGGTTCAGATGCGATTGGATACTCTGATGAAACGTCAAAAGATATCGATGCTGAAATTCATAAATTCATTGATGATAACTATAAGCTTGCGCTAAAGATTCTAAACGAAAATAGAGATGCTCTAGATAGACTTTCAGAGGGGTTAATCCTCTGGGAAACTCTAGATCTTAAGCAAGTGGAAGCTCTAATCGCTGGGGAAGATATTGGAGTTCCAATTATTTCTGAGCCAAAGAAAGAGGAGCCAAAAGAAGATAAGTCCAATGAAGCTCCTGTTCAGGCAGAAGTTCCAAAGAAGGACGACGACTCTTCTAAAGAAGGCGGGCCTGTTCCAGTTTAA
- the tilS gene encoding tRNA lysidine(34) synthetase TilS gives MKALDSVQSKYARDVFEHVYKFMNSVGHLSTDSITVALSGGVDSVSLLYLLKWIEINKNGPRIFAHHINHGTREKNTQEQKFCESLCKSLSINLKVSKLNLDLRTSDFENSARKLRYQEFKNGLSEKSLMALGHHVDDSFEWSLMQQLRSSNLRSTLGIPVSNGSYIRPLMCLTKFQITKLAKALSLTWLEDPSNNDARFDRNFIREVTKRKLSKRYPQLLKHYVNRSNELAKFLTVSAFKESRSSEKILKKSWKGLAICFISTDYKSNFHSLNSAIHEGICSLSERGRGTLHKQISKFILMGENGKSGPLEFSGGVYGYHSKGCLFLVNREGLREFELLDELTLNFLRSRQAASQIPVSDLKNKLFYEAKSFWPFLMFGPLENEASLKSLRSQNPLMPRTTKYCLENGIWFQNLSKILDISHKKLEFYV, from the coding sequence ATGAAAGCTCTAGATTCAGTGCAAAGTAAGTACGCAAGAGATGTATTTGAGCACGTCTATAAATTTATGAATTCAGTTGGGCACTTGTCGACTGATTCAATTACGGTGGCCCTCTCTGGAGGAGTGGATTCCGTCTCACTACTTTACTTACTTAAGTGGATAGAAATAAATAAGAATGGTCCAAGAATTTTCGCCCATCATATCAATCATGGAACGAGAGAGAAGAATACTCAGGAGCAGAAGTTTTGTGAGTCGCTTTGTAAATCTCTTTCAATTAATTTAAAAGTTTCAAAATTAAATTTAGATTTAAGAACTTCTGATTTTGAAAATTCAGCGCGAAAATTGCGCTATCAAGAATTTAAAAATGGACTCAGTGAAAAATCTCTCATGGCCCTAGGACATCATGTCGATGATTCATTTGAATGGAGCCTGATGCAACAGCTTCGAAGCTCAAACCTACGATCAACTCTTGGTATTCCAGTCTCTAATGGAAGTTATATAAGACCTCTCATGTGCCTAACGAAATTTCAAATAACGAAACTTGCAAAGGCCCTTTCACTTACTTGGCTTGAAGATCCTTCTAATAATGATGCCCGCTTTGATCGAAACTTCATTCGTGAAGTGACAAAGAGAAAACTTAGTAAGCGCTACCCACAACTTTTAAAGCACTATGTGAATAGATCAAATGAATTGGCAAAATTTCTAACTGTAAGCGCTTTTAAAGAGAGTAGAAGTAGTGAGAAAATCCTTAAGAAATCTTGGAAGGGACTGGCGATTTGCTTTATTAGCACGGATTATAAGTCCAATTTTCATTCATTAAACTCTGCCATTCATGAGGGCATTTGCTCACTCTCTGAAAGGGGGAGGGGAACTCTTCATAAGCAGATATCAAAGTTTATTCTAATGGGTGAGAATGGAAAGAGTGGGCCCTTGGAGTTCTCTGGCGGAGTCTATGGTTATCATTCAAAGGGATGTTTGTTTTTAGTGAATAGAGAAGGTCTAAGAGAGTTTGAATTGCTTGATGAGCTTACTTTGAACTTTCTTCGTTCAAGGCAAGCAGCTTCTCAGATTCCTGTGTCTGATTTAAAAAATAAGCTCTTTTACGAAGCAAAATCTTTCTGGCCATTTCTCATGTTTGGACCGCTAGAGAATGAGGCATCTTTAAAATCACTGCGTTCACAAAATCCACTTATGCCTAGAACAACTAAATATTGTCTAGAAAATGGGATTTGGTTTCAAAACCTGAGCAAAATCCTTGATATTTCGCACAAAAAGCTAGAATTTTACGTTTAA